In a single window of the Arachis hypogaea cultivar Tifrunner chromosome 6, arahy.Tifrunner.gnm2.J5K5, whole genome shotgun sequence genome:
- the LOC112697383 gene encoding probable helicase CHR10 isoform X6 has protein sequence MDSTNLSYEQKLQVVARIVDEGDARVCDAPPREVELGLTATLKPHQVEGVSWLIRRYKLGVNVVLGEIIQMGLGKTLQAIGLLSYLKVYQLSPGPFLVICPLSVTDGWVSEIVKFAPKLDVFKYVGDKEYRRELRMKIYEHVKGQRSTDVLLPFDVLLTTYEIAMMDQDFLSQIPWHYAIIDEAQRLKNPSSVLFNVLKDHYIMPRRLLMTGTPIQNNLSELWSLMHFCMPVVFGTLDQFLFTFKDIGELTSEVHNPRAKEQLKILKGLLGAFMLRRTKSKLVESGNLVLPLLTETTMLVPLTSLQKKVYMSILRKELPKLLALCSGASNHQSLQNIVVQLRKACSHPYLFPGIEPEPFEEGEHLIQACGKLLILDQLLQKLYSSGHRVLLFAQMTHTLDILQDFLELRKYSYERLDGSVRAEERFAAIRSFSSSSANMALNSDPDNPGAFVFMISTRAGGVGLNLVAADTVIFYEQDWNPQVDKQALQRAHRIGQLNHVLCINLVTEHTVEEVIMRRAEKKLRLSLNVIGENVVDHKENEATGVGISDLKSIIFGLHMFDPTEMNDRKHEGISVQELNAMAEKVIAMRDEQNSDKDDRKLEVNARNLLKGHEDTEVSGALSCDLGLDEASYLSWVKNFEEVSKTSCDTMLDSRSRRSSDEDKSSKIESAKKKAEEKKLSKWKSVGYHSLTVDDPICPQDGDIISAAGSVHFVHGDCTAPSNVSLSEPAMVFSCVDTSGRWGHGGMFDSLTRLSTSIGYAYEWASENEDLHLGDLHLIKLEDGHDEQNMDTNTVKWVALAVVQSYNPRRKVPRSDISLLHLEKCLAKTAFSAAQNSASIHMPRIGYQDGSERSEWYTIERLLRKYASIYNINIYVYYYRRVR, from the exons ATGGACTCCACAAATCTGAGCTACGAGCAGAAGCTTCAAGTTGTGGCACGAATCGTAGACGAAGGCGACGCACGCGTTTGCGACGCGCCGCCCCGTGAAGTAGAGCTCGGGCTTACGGCGACCCTCAAACCCCACCAGGTTGAAGGGGTTTCATGGCTTATACGGAGGTATAAACTCGGGGTCAACGTCGTTCTCGGTGAGATTATT CAGATGGGACTAGGCAAGACTTTACAAGCTATCGGTTTACTAAGCTATCTAAAAGTATACCAATTATCACCTGGGCCATTTT TGGTTATATGTCCTCTAAGTGTGACAGATGGTTGGGTGTCAGAGATAGTGAAATTTGCCCCAAAACTGGATGTCTTTAAATATGTTGGTGATAAAGAATACAGGCGCGAGCTCCGTATGAAAATATACGAACATGTAAAAGGGCAGCGATCAACAGAT GTATTGTTGCCATTTGATGTGCTGTTAACAACTTATGAAATTGCAATGATGGATCAGGACTTCCTTTCTCAAATACCATGGCATTATGCAATTATTGATGAGGCTCAAAGACTTAAAAACCCATCAAGT GTTTTATTTAATGTTCTCAAAGATCACTATATCATGCCAAGACGGTTGTTAATGACTGGCACACCTATTCAGAATAACCTCTCTGAGTTATGGTCCCTGATGCATTTCTGTATGCCTGTTGTCTTTGGTACGCTGGATCAGTTCCTTTTCACTTTCAAGGATATCGGTGAGCTTACATCAG AAGTTCATAATCCAAGGGCAAAAGAGCAACTTAAAATTCTGAAAGGATTATTGGGAGCCTTTATGCTTCGACGTACCAAATCAAAGCTTGTTGAGAGTGGAAATCTAGTGTTACCACTCCTCACTGAGACAACCAT GTTGGTACCCCTTACTAGCCTGCAAAAAAAGGTCTACATGTCAATATTGAGGAAGGAACTTCCAAAGCTACTTGCACTATGTTCTGGAGCTTCAAATCATCAGTCACTTCAGAATATT GTGGTACAACTTAGAAAAGCATGCAGCCATCCTTATCTCTTTCCAGGTATCGAGCCTGAACCTTTTGAAGAAGGTGAACATCTCATTCAG GCGTGTGGCAAGCTGCTGATTCTGGAccagcttcttcagaagctataCTCTTCTGGACACCGTGTTCTTCTTTTTGCACAGATGACTCATACACTCGATATTTTACAG gattttctggagttaaggAAGTATTCCTACGAGCGTCTTGATGGTTCAGTTAGGGCTGAGGAGCGTTTTGCTGCAATAAGAAGTTTCAGCAGCTCATCAGCTAATATGGCCTTAAATTCTGATCCTGACAATCCTGGAGCTtttgttttcatgatttcaacaAGAGCTGGGGGAGTTGGGTTGAATCTTGTGGCTGCTGATACT GTTATATTCTACGAGCAAGATTGGAATCCTCAGGTGGACAAGCAAGCTTTGCAGAGAGCACATAGAATTGGCCAGTTGAACCATGTTTTATGTATAAACCTTGTCACAGAGCATACAGTGGAGGAA GTAATTATGCGTAGAGCAGAGAAAAAATTACGGCTAAGCCTCAATGTTATAGGTGAAAATGTCGTGGATCATAAAGAAAATGAAGCAACTGGAGTTGGAATTAGTGATTTGAAATCCATCATATTTGGGTTACATATGTTTGACCCCACTGAGATGAATGATAGAAAACATGAGGGCATTAGCGTACAAGAACTAAATGCTATGGCTGAAAAGGTGATTGCTATGCGTGATGAACAAAATTCTGACAAGGATGACAGGAAACTTGAGGTCAATGCAAGAAACCTTTTGAAAGGACATGAAGATACAGAAGTTTCTGGTGCGCTATCTTGTGATCTTGGTCTTGATGAGGCTTCATATCTCTCTTGGGTTAAAAATTTTGAGGAAGTGTCTAAAACAAGTTGTGATACAATGTTGGATTCAAGGAGCAGAAGGAGTTCAGATGAGGATAAGAGTTCAAAAATTGAGTCTGCGAAGAAGAAGGCAGAGGAAAAGAAGTTGTCCAAGTGGAAATCTGTTGGATACCATTCACTGACTGTTGACGACCCTATCTGTCCACAAGATGGTGATATTATATCAGCTGCAGGATCTGTTCATTTTGTGCATGGAGATTGTACAGCTCCGTCAAATGTTTCTCTGTCTGAACCTGCTATGGTATTCAG CTGCGTTGATACCTCTGGACGCTGGGGTCATGGTGGAATGTTTGATTCACTGACCAGACTTTCTACAAGTATTGGTTATGCATATGAATGGGCTTCTGAAAATGAGGACCTGCATCTTGGTGATCTCCATCTTATAAAATTAGAAG ATGGCCATGATGAACAAAACATGGACACAAATACTGTCAAATGGGTCGCTTTAGCTGTGGTTCAGTCATACAATCCAAGGCGTAAAGTCCCCCGAAGTGATATCTCACTTCTCCACTTGGAGAAATGCTTAGCGAAGACAGCATTCTCAGCTGCTCAAAATTCTG CATCAATCCACATGCCACGCATTGGTTATCAAGATGGTTCTGAGCGTTCTGAGTGGTACACCATTGAGCGGCTACTAAGAAAATATGCCTCCATTTACAACATAAATATATATGT ATACTATTATCGAAGAGTGCGCTAA
- the LOC112697383 gene encoding probable helicase CHR10 isoform X5, with protein MMDQDFLSQIPWHYAIIDEAQRLKNPSSVLFNVLKDHYIMPRRLLMTGTPIQNNLSELWSLMHFCMPVVFGTLDQFLFTFKDIGELTSEVHNPRAKEQLKILKGLLGAFMLRRTKSKLVESGNLVLPLLTETTMLVPLTSLQKKVYMSILRKELPKLLALCSGASNHQSLQNIVVQLRKACSHPYLFPGIEPEPFEEGEHLIQACGKLLILDQLLQKLYSSGHRVLLFAQMTHTLDILQDFLELRKYSYERLDGSVRAEERFAAIRSFSSSSANMALNSDPDNPGAFVFMISTRAGGVGLNLVAADTVIFYEQDWNPQVDKQALQRAHRIGQLNHVLCINLVTEHTVEEVIMRRAEKKLRLSLNVIGENVVDHKENEATGVGISDLKSIIFGLHMFDPTEMNDRKHEGISVQELNAMAEKVIAMRDEQNSDKDDRKLEVNARNLLKGHEDTEVSGALSCDLGLDEASYLSWVKNFEEVSKTSCDTMLDSRSRRSSDEDKSSKIESAKKKAEEKKLSKWKSVGYHSLTVDDPICPQDGDIISAAGSVHFVHGDCTAPSNVSLSEPAMVFSCVDTSGRWGHGGMFDSLTRLSTSIGYAYEWASENEDLHLGDLHLIKLEDGHDEQNMDTNTVKWVALAVVQSYNPRRKVPRSDISLLHLEKCLAKTAFSAAQNSASIHMPRIGYQDGSERSEWYTIERLLRKYASIYNINIYVYYYRRVR; from the exons ATGATGGATCAGGACTTCCTTTCTCAAATACCATGGCATTATGCAATTATTGATGAGGCTCAAAGACTTAAAAACCCATCAAGT GTTTTATTTAATGTTCTCAAAGATCACTATATCATGCCAAGACGGTTGTTAATGACTGGCACACCTATTCAGAATAACCTCTCTGAGTTATGGTCCCTGATGCATTTCTGTATGCCTGTTGTCTTTGGTACGCTGGATCAGTTCCTTTTCACTTTCAAGGATATCGGTGAGCTTACATCAG AAGTTCATAATCCAAGGGCAAAAGAGCAACTTAAAATTCTGAAAGGATTATTGGGAGCCTTTATGCTTCGACGTACCAAATCAAAGCTTGTTGAGAGTGGAAATCTAGTGTTACCACTCCTCACTGAGACAACCAT GTTGGTACCCCTTACTAGCCTGCAAAAAAAGGTCTACATGTCAATATTGAGGAAGGAACTTCCAAAGCTACTTGCACTATGTTCTGGAGCTTCAAATCATCAGTCACTTCAGAATATT GTGGTACAACTTAGAAAAGCATGCAGCCATCCTTATCTCTTTCCAGGTATCGAGCCTGAACCTTTTGAAGAAGGTGAACATCTCATTCAG GCGTGTGGCAAGCTGCTGATTCTGGAccagcttcttcagaagctataCTCTTCTGGACACCGTGTTCTTCTTTTTGCACAGATGACTCATACACTCGATATTTTACAG gattttctggagttaaggAAGTATTCCTACGAGCGTCTTGATGGTTCAGTTAGGGCTGAGGAGCGTTTTGCTGCAATAAGAAGTTTCAGCAGCTCATCAGCTAATATGGCCTTAAATTCTGATCCTGACAATCCTGGAGCTtttgttttcatgatttcaacaAGAGCTGGGGGAGTTGGGTTGAATCTTGTGGCTGCTGATACT GTTATATTCTACGAGCAAGATTGGAATCCTCAGGTGGACAAGCAAGCTTTGCAGAGAGCACATAGAATTGGCCAGTTGAACCATGTTTTATGTATAAACCTTGTCACAGAGCATACAGTGGAGGAA GTAATTATGCGTAGAGCAGAGAAAAAATTACGGCTAAGCCTCAATGTTATAGGTGAAAATGTCGTGGATCATAAAGAAAATGAAGCAACTGGAGTTGGAATTAGTGATTTGAAATCCATCATATTTGGGTTACATATGTTTGACCCCACTGAGATGAATGATAGAAAACATGAGGGCATTAGCGTACAAGAACTAAATGCTATGGCTGAAAAGGTGATTGCTATGCGTGATGAACAAAATTCTGACAAGGATGACAGGAAACTTGAGGTCAATGCAAGAAACCTTTTGAAAGGACATGAAGATACAGAAGTTTCTGGTGCGCTATCTTGTGATCTTGGTCTTGATGAGGCTTCATATCTCTCTTGGGTTAAAAATTTTGAGGAAGTGTCTAAAACAAGTTGTGATACAATGTTGGATTCAAGGAGCAGAAGGAGTTCAGATGAGGATAAGAGTTCAAAAATTGAGTCTGCGAAGAAGAAGGCAGAGGAAAAGAAGTTGTCCAAGTGGAAATCTGTTGGATACCATTCACTGACTGTTGACGACCCTATCTGTCCACAAGATGGTGATATTATATCAGCTGCAGGATCTGTTCATTTTGTGCATGGAGATTGTACAGCTCCGTCAAATGTTTCTCTGTCTGAACCTGCTATGGTATTCAG CTGCGTTGATACCTCTGGACGCTGGGGTCATGGTGGAATGTTTGATTCACTGACCAGACTTTCTACAAGTATTGGTTATGCATATGAATGGGCTTCTGAAAATGAGGACCTGCATCTTGGTGATCTCCATCTTATAAAATTAGAAG ATGGCCATGATGAACAAAACATGGACACAAATACTGTCAAATGGGTCGCTTTAGCTGTGGTTCAGTCATACAATCCAAGGCGTAAAGTCCCCCGAAGTGATATCTCACTTCTCCACTTGGAGAAATGCTTAGCGAAGACAGCATTCTCAGCTGCTCAAAATTCTG CATCAATCCACATGCCACGCATTGGTTATCAAGATGGTTCTGAGCGTTCTGAGTGGTACACCATTGAGCGGCTACTAAGAAAATATGCCTCCATTTACAACATAAATATATATGT ATACTATTATCGAAGAGTGCGCTAA
- the LOC112697383 gene encoding probable helicase CHR10 isoform X4: MGLGKTLQAIGLLSYLKVYQLSPGPFLVICPLSVTDGWVSEIVKFAPKLDVFKYVGDKEYRRELRMKIYEHVKGQRSTDVLLPFDVLLTTYEIAMMDQDFLSQIPWHYAIIDEAQRLKNPSSVLFNVLKDHYIMPRRLLMTGTPIQNNLSELWSLMHFCMPVVFGTLDQFLFTFKDIGELTSEVHNPRAKEQLKILKGLLGAFMLRRTKSKLVESGNLVLPLLTETTMLVPLTSLQKKVYMSILRKELPKLLALCSGASNHQSLQNIVVQLRKACSHPYLFPGIEPEPFEEGEHLIQACGKLLILDQLLQKLYSSGHRVLLFAQMTHTLDILQDFLELRKYSYERLDGSVRAEERFAAIRSFSSSSANMALNSDPDNPGAFVFMISTRAGGVGLNLVAADTVIFYEQDWNPQVDKQALQRAHRIGQLNHVLCINLVTEHTVEEVIMRRAEKKLRLSLNVIGENVVDHKENEATGVGISDLKSIIFGLHMFDPTEMNDRKHEGISVQELNAMAEKVIAMRDEQNSDKDDRKLEVNARNLLKGHEDTEVSGALSCDLGLDEASYLSWVKNFEEVSKTSCDTMLDSRSRRSSDEDKSSKIESAKKKAEEKKLSKWKSVGYHSLTVDDPICPQDGDIISAAGSVHFVHGDCTAPSNVSLSEPAMVFSCVDTSGRWGHGGMFDSLTRLSTSIGYAYEWASENEDLHLGDLHLIKLEDGHDEQNMDTNTVKWVALAVVQSYNPRRKVPRSDISLLHLEKCLAKTAFSAAQNSASIHMPRIGYQDGSERSEWYTIERLLRKYASIYNINIYVYYYRRVR, from the exons ATGGGACTAGGCAAGACTTTACAAGCTATCGGTTTACTAAGCTATCTAAAAGTATACCAATTATCACCTGGGCCATTTT TGGTTATATGTCCTCTAAGTGTGACAGATGGTTGGGTGTCAGAGATAGTGAAATTTGCCCCAAAACTGGATGTCTTTAAATATGTTGGTGATAAAGAATACAGGCGCGAGCTCCGTATGAAAATATACGAACATGTAAAAGGGCAGCGATCAACAGAT GTATTGTTGCCATTTGATGTGCTGTTAACAACTTATGAAATTGCAATGATGGATCAGGACTTCCTTTCTCAAATACCATGGCATTATGCAATTATTGATGAGGCTCAAAGACTTAAAAACCCATCAAGT GTTTTATTTAATGTTCTCAAAGATCACTATATCATGCCAAGACGGTTGTTAATGACTGGCACACCTATTCAGAATAACCTCTCTGAGTTATGGTCCCTGATGCATTTCTGTATGCCTGTTGTCTTTGGTACGCTGGATCAGTTCCTTTTCACTTTCAAGGATATCGGTGAGCTTACATCAG AAGTTCATAATCCAAGGGCAAAAGAGCAACTTAAAATTCTGAAAGGATTATTGGGAGCCTTTATGCTTCGACGTACCAAATCAAAGCTTGTTGAGAGTGGAAATCTAGTGTTACCACTCCTCACTGAGACAACCAT GTTGGTACCCCTTACTAGCCTGCAAAAAAAGGTCTACATGTCAATATTGAGGAAGGAACTTCCAAAGCTACTTGCACTATGTTCTGGAGCTTCAAATCATCAGTCACTTCAGAATATT GTGGTACAACTTAGAAAAGCATGCAGCCATCCTTATCTCTTTCCAGGTATCGAGCCTGAACCTTTTGAAGAAGGTGAACATCTCATTCAG GCGTGTGGCAAGCTGCTGATTCTGGAccagcttcttcagaagctataCTCTTCTGGACACCGTGTTCTTCTTTTTGCACAGATGACTCATACACTCGATATTTTACAG gattttctggagttaaggAAGTATTCCTACGAGCGTCTTGATGGTTCAGTTAGGGCTGAGGAGCGTTTTGCTGCAATAAGAAGTTTCAGCAGCTCATCAGCTAATATGGCCTTAAATTCTGATCCTGACAATCCTGGAGCTtttgttttcatgatttcaacaAGAGCTGGGGGAGTTGGGTTGAATCTTGTGGCTGCTGATACT GTTATATTCTACGAGCAAGATTGGAATCCTCAGGTGGACAAGCAAGCTTTGCAGAGAGCACATAGAATTGGCCAGTTGAACCATGTTTTATGTATAAACCTTGTCACAGAGCATACAGTGGAGGAA GTAATTATGCGTAGAGCAGAGAAAAAATTACGGCTAAGCCTCAATGTTATAGGTGAAAATGTCGTGGATCATAAAGAAAATGAAGCAACTGGAGTTGGAATTAGTGATTTGAAATCCATCATATTTGGGTTACATATGTTTGACCCCACTGAGATGAATGATAGAAAACATGAGGGCATTAGCGTACAAGAACTAAATGCTATGGCTGAAAAGGTGATTGCTATGCGTGATGAACAAAATTCTGACAAGGATGACAGGAAACTTGAGGTCAATGCAAGAAACCTTTTGAAAGGACATGAAGATACAGAAGTTTCTGGTGCGCTATCTTGTGATCTTGGTCTTGATGAGGCTTCATATCTCTCTTGGGTTAAAAATTTTGAGGAAGTGTCTAAAACAAGTTGTGATACAATGTTGGATTCAAGGAGCAGAAGGAGTTCAGATGAGGATAAGAGTTCAAAAATTGAGTCTGCGAAGAAGAAGGCAGAGGAAAAGAAGTTGTCCAAGTGGAAATCTGTTGGATACCATTCACTGACTGTTGACGACCCTATCTGTCCACAAGATGGTGATATTATATCAGCTGCAGGATCTGTTCATTTTGTGCATGGAGATTGTACAGCTCCGTCAAATGTTTCTCTGTCTGAACCTGCTATGGTATTCAG CTGCGTTGATACCTCTGGACGCTGGGGTCATGGTGGAATGTTTGATTCACTGACCAGACTTTCTACAAGTATTGGTTATGCATATGAATGGGCTTCTGAAAATGAGGACCTGCATCTTGGTGATCTCCATCTTATAAAATTAGAAG ATGGCCATGATGAACAAAACATGGACACAAATACTGTCAAATGGGTCGCTTTAGCTGTGGTTCAGTCATACAATCCAAGGCGTAAAGTCCCCCGAAGTGATATCTCACTTCTCCACTTGGAGAAATGCTTAGCGAAGACAGCATTCTCAGCTGCTCAAAATTCTG CATCAATCCACATGCCACGCATTGGTTATCAAGATGGTTCTGAGCGTTCTGAGTGGTACACCATTGAGCGGCTACTAAGAAAATATGCCTCCATTTACAACATAAATATATATGT ATACTATTATCGAAGAGTGCGCTAA
- the LOC112697383 gene encoding probable helicase CHR10 isoform X3, producing MDSTNLSYEQKLQVVARIVDEGDARVCDAPPREVELGLTATLKPHQVEGVSWLIRRYKLGVNVVLDGTRQDFTSYRFTKLSKSIPIITWAIFVTDGWVSEIVKFAPKLDVFKYVGDKEYRRELRMKIYEHVKGQRSTDVLLPFDVLLTTYEIAMMDQDFLSQIPWHYAIIDEAQRLKNPSSVLFNVLKDHYIMPRRLLMTGTPIQNNLSELWSLMHFCMPVVFGTLDQFLFTFKDIGELTSEVHNPRAKEQLKILKGLLGAFMLRRTKSKLVESGNLVLPLLTETTMLVPLTSLQKKVYMSILRKELPKLLALCSGASNHQSLQNIVVQLRKACSHPYLFPGIEPEPFEEGEHLIQACGKLLILDQLLQKLYSSGHRVLLFAQMTHTLDILQDFLELRKYSYERLDGSVRAEERFAAIRSFSSSSANMALNSDPDNPGAFVFMISTRAGGVGLNLVAADTVIFYEQDWNPQVDKQALQRAHRIGQLNHVLCINLVTEHTVEEVIMRRAEKKLRLSLNVIGENVVDHKENEATGVGISDLKSIIFGLHMFDPTEMNDRKHEGISVQELNAMAEKVIAMRDEQNSDKDDRKLEVNARNLLKGHEDTEVSGALSCDLGLDEASYLSWVKNFEEVSKTSCDTMLDSRSRRSSDEDKSSKIESAKKKAEEKKLSKWKSVGYHSLTVDDPICPQDGDIISAAGSVHFVHGDCTAPSNVSLSEPAMVFSCVDTSGRWGHGGMFDSLTRLSTSIGYAYEWASENEDLHLGDLHLIKLEDGHDEQNMDTNTVKWVALAVVQSYNPRRKVPRSDISLLHLEKCLAKTAFSAAQNSDTIIEECAKTPGSDNFLVLFC from the exons ATGGACTCCACAAATCTGAGCTACGAGCAGAAGCTTCAAGTTGTGGCACGAATCGTAGACGAAGGCGACGCACGCGTTTGCGACGCGCCGCCCCGTGAAGTAGAGCTCGGGCTTACGGCGACCCTCAAACCCCACCAGGTTGAAGGGGTTTCATGGCTTATACGGAGGTATAAACTCGGGGTCAACGTCGTTCTCG ATGGGACTAGGCAAGACTTTACAAGCTATCGGTTTACTAAGCTATCTAAAAGTATACCAATTATCACCTGGGCCATTTT TGTGACAGATGGTTGGGTGTCAGAGATAGTGAAATTTGCCCCAAAACTGGATGTCTTTAAATATGTTGGTGATAAAGAATACAGGCGCGAGCTCCGTATGAAAATATACGAACATGTAAAAGGGCAGCGATCAACAGAT GTATTGTTGCCATTTGATGTGCTGTTAACAACTTATGAAATTGCAATGATGGATCAGGACTTCCTTTCTCAAATACCATGGCATTATGCAATTATTGATGAGGCTCAAAGACTTAAAAACCCATCAAGT GTTTTATTTAATGTTCTCAAAGATCACTATATCATGCCAAGACGGTTGTTAATGACTGGCACACCTATTCAGAATAACCTCTCTGAGTTATGGTCCCTGATGCATTTCTGTATGCCTGTTGTCTTTGGTACGCTGGATCAGTTCCTTTTCACTTTCAAGGATATCGGTGAGCTTACATCAG AAGTTCATAATCCAAGGGCAAAAGAGCAACTTAAAATTCTGAAAGGATTATTGGGAGCCTTTATGCTTCGACGTACCAAATCAAAGCTTGTTGAGAGTGGAAATCTAGTGTTACCACTCCTCACTGAGACAACCAT GTTGGTACCCCTTACTAGCCTGCAAAAAAAGGTCTACATGTCAATATTGAGGAAGGAACTTCCAAAGCTACTTGCACTATGTTCTGGAGCTTCAAATCATCAGTCACTTCAGAATATT GTGGTACAACTTAGAAAAGCATGCAGCCATCCTTATCTCTTTCCAGGTATCGAGCCTGAACCTTTTGAAGAAGGTGAACATCTCATTCAG GCGTGTGGCAAGCTGCTGATTCTGGAccagcttcttcagaagctataCTCTTCTGGACACCGTGTTCTTCTTTTTGCACAGATGACTCATACACTCGATATTTTACAG gattttctggagttaaggAAGTATTCCTACGAGCGTCTTGATGGTTCAGTTAGGGCTGAGGAGCGTTTTGCTGCAATAAGAAGTTTCAGCAGCTCATCAGCTAATATGGCCTTAAATTCTGATCCTGACAATCCTGGAGCTtttgttttcatgatttcaacaAGAGCTGGGGGAGTTGGGTTGAATCTTGTGGCTGCTGATACT GTTATATTCTACGAGCAAGATTGGAATCCTCAGGTGGACAAGCAAGCTTTGCAGAGAGCACATAGAATTGGCCAGTTGAACCATGTTTTATGTATAAACCTTGTCACAGAGCATACAGTGGAGGAA GTAATTATGCGTAGAGCAGAGAAAAAATTACGGCTAAGCCTCAATGTTATAGGTGAAAATGTCGTGGATCATAAAGAAAATGAAGCAACTGGAGTTGGAATTAGTGATTTGAAATCCATCATATTTGGGTTACATATGTTTGACCCCACTGAGATGAATGATAGAAAACATGAGGGCATTAGCGTACAAGAACTAAATGCTATGGCTGAAAAGGTGATTGCTATGCGTGATGAACAAAATTCTGACAAGGATGACAGGAAACTTGAGGTCAATGCAAGAAACCTTTTGAAAGGACATGAAGATACAGAAGTTTCTGGTGCGCTATCTTGTGATCTTGGTCTTGATGAGGCTTCATATCTCTCTTGGGTTAAAAATTTTGAGGAAGTGTCTAAAACAAGTTGTGATACAATGTTGGATTCAAGGAGCAGAAGGAGTTCAGATGAGGATAAGAGTTCAAAAATTGAGTCTGCGAAGAAGAAGGCAGAGGAAAAGAAGTTGTCCAAGTGGAAATCTGTTGGATACCATTCACTGACTGTTGACGACCCTATCTGTCCACAAGATGGTGATATTATATCAGCTGCAGGATCTGTTCATTTTGTGCATGGAGATTGTACAGCTCCGTCAAATGTTTCTCTGTCTGAACCTGCTATGGTATTCAG CTGCGTTGATACCTCTGGACGCTGGGGTCATGGTGGAATGTTTGATTCACTGACCAGACTTTCTACAAGTATTGGTTATGCATATGAATGGGCTTCTGAAAATGAGGACCTGCATCTTGGTGATCTCCATCTTATAAAATTAGAAG ATGGCCATGATGAACAAAACATGGACACAAATACTGTCAAATGGGTCGCTTTAGCTGTGGTTCAGTCATACAATCCAAGGCGTAAAGTCCCCCGAAGTGATATCTCACTTCTCCACTTGGAGAAATGCTTAGCGAAGACAGCATTCTCAGCTGCTCAAAATTCTG ATACTATTATCGAAGAGTGCGCTAAGACTCCGGGCTCAGATAACTTCCTCGTGTTGTTTTGCTGA